A genomic region of Runella slithyformis DSM 19594 contains the following coding sequences:
- a CDS encoding RHS repeat domain-containing protein, whose product MKHIFFVLLLSFAVGKAWAFPVPALVDTASVQCSAEVITRGDTVYSTLEALDVACLQINTQAGFVIEGGASYEAQIVDGSPNARIAAGSSATSLSILSPTAAGLGKFADIPVNYNNGLPQITIPVTVVKEGELQLPVTLQYHASGVKVEEVAGWVGLNWTLSAGGVINRQVMGGPDESYGGGSKGQVPQTSYYNTRTGYYADRGFRPFVPFLVCSPPASATPLAQNLRLGDEFLGSALGIKDTEPDLFTFNVAGYTGKFYFDTLRQVHLIPQQDVKILVNFDNAGKQFSTWTLVTPDGTRYHFGENNAYETSRTGAGSNAYPLSVAELRSSWLLTRVESADRQRNIYLEYTAEETAYRNLAPEKLMLEGGVYTGPTTADQRISTTRVYGRRLTKIAGSSTEVNFTANDLREDVDISSTAKRLHEIQVKAVNEASCLRYRFTYDYWTSSLPSSGDGDAVINTGSDNDDLKRLRLLSVQEFSCDNAQSKPAYVFSYAAGALPRRLSYQRDHWGYFNGRFNNNSLIPDDIAPGTLTTSIRTADATLQKRGHLYQITYPTGGFMRFTMEAHTDKGGLRVQRIAEYFSPTDSVVRTFDYISPPLEPFQRFYSKTLNTISSWGDFVQSGCPLTGGLFKSFSGTCYSGKLLIGSHLFAEAAGLTGQAIAYSNVRVNYANSGSTTYRYLISQYTSLYGQSNEFPFVADNALYYIANGTLEAEEHYNQAGQIQQKTVYTYSNPDPVTLATAPALRFATETCPPCPSGSACDLTTTVAFQRYNRQTVRQLLLKKTEYHYNLDGSGAMTNATVYTYGNQHEQAVRTAMQNSRGDSLISETRFVRDLITSETGSFTGAAYPLLLMRRRNMNAPVEQLIFIKKTGQDESQKKAIEGSYTLFAVIGSDTNLLKPTVQYSLKVPDALSITPVSVSAGTLTYAVSQYEPRINFTYYTSSGSKGLLETERAEKGAPTRYSYNAKRLLESRTEGFGTGQSQTTYYTHDALFGPTQIQNPRGLNTNFLYDGLGRLQQVKDHATHLVKEYEYHYFSSSSNPINSVTEFTPRTAGSSLPGGSTNLQTTIGYVDGLGRALQSVGKAAGPNGSNDIVAGAQTYDATGRLKRTYVPFPNTGSGSLAALPGSVHGDSAPYSENSLFDDSPLKRVTKTYGPGQAWLTADKAVTVSYGTAGSEVPNITVTATGTAGTGNYENYTLFKKIITNERNLATFEFSNKDGQLVERWTPDTTGGQYLKTAYVYDDLGRLRYVIQPQGRHTATAFNETDAVFTQYVFAYQYDRRGRVIRKHTPGGGWTNMVYDALDRVVLQQDAQQAAEATPKWTFIKYDALGRTIQTGETATATTFTTLQQQVDADNDQFEVRNNVSTGYYYTQLTTPAVTAAEVHSINYYDDYNDWRAGDLVFLSSFQSPYTTATGLLTGTAHRLLDGSNQWFYKAHYYNYRDQIIQTRQRDYPSLAHYVQTDVDYNFVLQVTQQKRLYQKQGTSDVLVKESFDYDHVGRKTRYQLGLNSSALDTVAQYQYDAVGRLTGKTIRPTRTYQRLGTGAATITRNAPPPANTNDIASQWIVLNPGFNTVAAGTYTAQIGTGSGTGTVQGLQTINYAYNIRDWLLSLNGGTLNGAENDLFAMKLDFEADGTYYDGNIRKQTWINSRDQQSRNYTYTYDLANRLKQAAYAGNGSENYALPLMQYDKNGNMTALQRNGKDGSGFGAIDRLSYTYAGNRLLYVNDAVTGNENTGDFRNDNTGTDDYSYWADGSLKTDKNKGISQIDYNFLNLPQQVQLSGNKQVAFVYDGNGRKIEKKTTINGNPQTASYYLDGAIYEKQGAGTYGLYQIGHEEGRIVPINDTLRLEFSYTDQLGSLRLSFRDSLASPQSGIYKAPVITQISQTDPWGLPLRGMEFENTTASSKFKFLNRESQAETGWIDLMARQYDAQLGVFRSVDPVIEGQEHLSLYQYGWNNPILMSDPNGTCPFCPIIPYLPVIGAAIGEGLVILAEATVTSGAIIGLTELIKSSGSGAGGAYSPGVSFAMSTSRPGELTTVLHSSSSKTKGNNSASTSQSSSSASATPENPDKKNKNKNDAEGNFVLYEVKAKDGTPLKVGKADADRTNAQGFPVRMKDSERKAKKEYPGATAEIIPGSQRRTTTGEMKQYEAETVRNKRASGNKMPLNKEKDKRYNNQ is encoded by the coding sequence ATGAAACACATTTTTTTTGTCCTGTTGTTGTCTTTCGCCGTCGGCAAAGCGTGGGCGTTCCCCGTACCGGCCTTGGTAGATACCGCCTCGGTACAATGTTCTGCCGAAGTCATCACACGGGGTGATACCGTTTACAGTACCTTAGAGGCATTGGATGTGGCCTGCCTGCAAATCAACACACAGGCAGGATTTGTCATCGAAGGCGGAGCGAGCTACGAAGCACAGATCGTAGACGGCAGTCCGAATGCCCGAATTGCCGCAGGAAGTTCCGCTACAAGTTTATCCATTCTGTCCCCAACGGCGGCAGGTTTGGGCAAATTTGCCGACATTCCCGTCAATTATAACAACGGTTTACCGCAGATCACGATTCCCGTGACAGTCGTTAAAGAAGGTGAACTGCAATTACCCGTCACACTGCAATATCATGCCTCGGGCGTGAAAGTAGAGGAGGTAGCCGGTTGGGTAGGATTAAATTGGACACTCAGCGCAGGCGGAGTAATTAACCGTCAGGTGATGGGAGGTCCTGATGAAAGTTACGGCGGAGGAAGTAAAGGGCAGGTGCCTCAAACAAGCTACTACAATACCCGCACGGGATACTATGCCGATCGCGGTTTTCGTCCGTTTGTTCCATTTTTAGTCTGCAGCCCACCGGCATCTGCAACACCATTGGCACAGAATCTGCGTTTGGGTGATGAGTTTTTAGGATCTGCCCTGGGCATCAAAGATACCGAACCCGACCTTTTTACCTTTAATGTCGCAGGTTACACCGGAAAATTTTATTTCGATACCCTGCGGCAGGTTCACCTGATTCCTCAACAGGACGTAAAGATTCTGGTCAATTTTGACAATGCCGGCAAACAGTTCAGTACGTGGACACTTGTAACGCCTGATGGTACCCGTTACCACTTTGGCGAAAACAACGCCTATGAAACCTCCCGTACCGGAGCCGGCTCGAATGCGTATCCGCTGTCGGTGGCGGAACTGCGTTCAAGCTGGTTGTTGACGCGGGTCGAAAGTGCCGACCGTCAACGCAATATTTATTTAGAATACACTGCCGAAGAAACGGCTTACCGTAACCTTGCCCCCGAAAAACTGATGCTGGAAGGCGGGGTATATACGGGACCGACAACGGCGGATCAACGCATCAGTACGACCCGGGTGTACGGACGACGCCTGACCAAAATAGCCGGTTCAAGTACCGAAGTAAACTTTACGGCCAATGATCTGCGGGAAGATGTGGATATAAGCAGCACGGCCAAACGCCTTCATGAGATTCAGGTGAAAGCGGTCAATGAGGCCTCCTGCCTGCGTTACCGATTTACCTATGATTATTGGACGAGCAGCCTGCCTTCGTCGGGCGACGGGGATGCCGTCATCAATACAGGGTCAGACAACGATGACCTCAAACGCCTGCGCCTGTTGTCGGTACAGGAATTCAGTTGTGATAACGCTCAGAGTAAACCGGCCTATGTATTCAGCTACGCGGCCGGTGCATTGCCCCGTCGTTTATCCTACCAGCGGGATCACTGGGGCTATTTTAACGGGCGTTTCAATAACAACAGCCTGATTCCTGATGATATTGCCCCCGGCACATTAACAACTTCCATTCGCACCGCCGATGCGACCTTGCAGAAACGGGGCCATCTGTACCAAATCACGTATCCCACGGGTGGATTCATGCGCTTTACGATGGAAGCGCACACCGACAAAGGAGGTTTACGGGTGCAGCGCATTGCTGAGTATTTTTCGCCCACCGACAGCGTCGTGCGAACCTTTGATTACATCAGCCCCCCGTTGGAGCCTTTTCAACGTTTTTATTCCAAAACGTTAAATACAATATCGTCGTGGGGTGACTTTGTGCAAAGCGGTTGCCCGCTTACCGGCGGACTGTTCAAGTCTTTCAGCGGCACCTGCTATTCAGGCAAATTACTGATTGGGTCACACCTGTTTGCGGAGGCAGCGGGATTGACCGGACAGGCCATTGCCTATTCCAACGTTCGGGTCAACTATGCCAACAGCGGTTCCACCACTTATCGGTACTTAATCAGCCAATATACCTCCCTTTACGGTCAAAGCAACGAGTTTCCCTTTGTGGCCGATAATGCGCTGTATTACATTGCCAACGGCACCCTGGAAGCCGAAGAGCACTATAATCAGGCAGGGCAAATCCAGCAGAAAACAGTTTACACCTACAGCAACCCCGATCCGGTTACCCTTGCTACTGCTCCGGCTCTCCGCTTTGCGACCGAAACCTGTCCGCCCTGTCCATCGGGTTCTGCCTGTGACTTAACCACCACCGTGGCTTTTCAGCGGTATAACCGCCAAACGGTGCGTCAGCTCCTGTTGAAAAAAACGGAGTATCACTACAACTTAGACGGCAGCGGGGCAATGACCAACGCTACGGTCTACACTTACGGCAACCAACACGAACAGGCCGTTCGGACAGCGATGCAAAACAGCCGGGGTGACAGCCTTATCAGCGAGACCCGTTTTGTAAGGGATCTGATTACGAGCGAAACGGGTTCGTTTACGGGGGCTGCCTATCCGCTGCTGTTGATGAGAAGGCGTAATATGAACGCGCCCGTGGAGCAACTTATCTTTATCAAAAAAACGGGACAGGACGAAAGTCAGAAAAAAGCCATTGAGGGCAGTTATACTCTTTTTGCGGTGATCGGCAGTGATACCAATCTGCTCAAACCGACTGTGCAGTACAGTTTGAAAGTGCCCGATGCACTGAGCATTACGCCCGTGAGCGTAAGCGCAGGAACGCTTACCTACGCCGTCAGTCAATACGAGCCACGGATAAATTTTACTTACTACACTTCAAGCGGCAGCAAAGGGCTGTTGGAAACCGAAAGGGCCGAAAAAGGCGCACCCACCCGTTATTCGTATAATGCCAAACGATTGCTTGAAAGCCGTACCGAAGGCTTTGGCACAGGACAGTCGCAAACGACCTACTACACCCACGATGCGCTGTTTGGGCCGACGCAAATTCAGAATCCACGCGGTTTAAATACGAATTTTCTCTACGACGGTTTGGGTCGTCTGCAACAGGTCAAAGACCATGCAACCCATCTTGTCAAAGAATATGAATACCACTATTTTTCGTCTTCTTCCAACCCGATCAATTCCGTTACCGAATTCACGCCCCGTACAGCAGGCAGTTCACTGCCCGGCGGGAGTACCAATCTGCAAACAACGATCGGTTATGTGGATGGATTGGGAAGGGCTTTGCAAAGTGTGGGGAAAGCAGCGGGACCGAACGGCAGCAATGACATTGTCGCAGGGGCTCAAACCTACGATGCTACGGGGCGGCTCAAACGTACTTATGTGCCTTTTCCCAACACCGGCAGCGGCAGTTTGGCAGCTTTACCGGGCAGTGTGCACGGTGACAGTGCTCCTTATTCCGAGAACAGTCTGTTTGATGATTCCCCTTTGAAACGCGTGACCAAAACCTATGGTCCCGGGCAGGCGTGGCTCACGGCCGACAAAGCCGTGACCGTGAGCTACGGTACGGCAGGCAGTGAAGTGCCGAACATTACGGTGACGGCTACAGGAACGGCCGGTACCGGAAATTACGAAAATTATACCCTTTTTAAGAAAATAATCACCAACGAACGAAACCTTGCAACCTTCGAGTTCAGCAATAAAGACGGTCAGCTCGTGGAACGTTGGACCCCCGATACCACCGGCGGGCAGTACCTGAAAACCGCTTACGTCTATGACGACTTGGGACGTTTGAGGTATGTGATTCAGCCGCAGGGCAGACATACCGCAACGGCTTTTAACGAAACGGATGCGGTGTTTACCCAATACGTGTTTGCGTATCAATACGACCGCCGGGGACGCGTCATTCGCAAACACACCCCGGGCGGAGGTTGGACCAATATGGTGTATGATGCCCTGGATCGGGTGGTGCTGCAACAGGATGCCCAACAGGCCGCAGAGGCCACTCCCAAATGGACATTTATCAAGTATGATGCGTTGGGCAGAACGATACAAACGGGAGAGACCGCCACTGCAACGACCTTTACCACGCTGCAACAGCAGGTAGACGCGGACAATGATCAGTTTGAAGTTCGCAATAACGTTTCGACCGGCTATTATTATACCCAATTGACGACCCCCGCCGTCACTGCTGCCGAAGTACACAGCATCAATTACTACGACGATTATAATGATTGGCGGGCAGGTGATCTGGTGTTTTTAAGCAGTTTCCAAAGCCCGTATACCACTGCAACGGGACTTCTGACGGGAACGGCCCATCGCTTGCTGGATGGCTCCAATCAATGGTTCTACAAAGCCCATTACTACAACTATCGTGATCAGATCATTCAAACAAGGCAACGGGATTATCCTTCATTGGCACACTATGTGCAAACGGATGTGGATTATAACTTTGTGCTGCAGGTCACTCAGCAAAAGCGTCTTTATCAAAAACAGGGCACATCGGATGTATTGGTCAAAGAATCCTTCGACTACGACCATGTTGGGAGAAAAACACGTTATCAGTTGGGACTGAACAGTAGTGCACTTGATACCGTTGCACAATATCAATACGATGCTGTTGGACGACTGACCGGTAAAACCATTCGCCCGACGCGCACTTACCAACGATTGGGAACGGGTGCCGCTACCATCACCCGCAACGCTCCCCCTCCTGCCAATACCAACGATATTGCTTCTCAATGGATCGTATTGAATCCCGGATTTAACACGGTTGCCGCCGGCACCTACACCGCCCAAATCGGAACGGGAAGCGGCACGGGAACGGTGCAGGGTTTACAGACCATCAACTACGCCTACAATATTCGTGATTGGTTATTAAGCCTCAATGGCGGAACACTCAATGGCGCAGAGAATGATCTGTTTGCCATGAAGCTGGATTTTGAAGCGGACGGCACTTATTACGATGGTAATATTCGTAAACAAACGTGGATTAACTCTCGTGACCAACAATCCCGAAATTATACTTATACCTACGATTTAGCCAATAGGCTCAAACAGGCCGCTTATGCCGGCAATGGTAGTGAAAACTACGCTTTGCCGTTGATGCAATATGATAAAAACGGCAACATGACCGCCTTGCAGCGAAATGGTAAGGACGGCAGCGGTTTTGGTGCAATCGACCGCCTGAGTTATACCTATGCGGGCAATCGACTCTTATATGTGAACGATGCCGTCACCGGCAACGAAAACACGGGGGATTTTCGCAATGACAATACCGGCACCGATGATTACAGTTATTGGGCCGATGGCAGCCTGAAAACTGACAAAAACAAAGGCATCAGTCAAATAGACTACAATTTTCTGAATTTACCTCAGCAGGTACAGCTCTCGGGCAATAAGCAGGTAGCTTTTGTGTATGACGGCAATGGCCGAAAAATAGAGAAGAAGACAACCATAAACGGTAATCCTCAAACTGCTTCCTATTATCTGGATGGGGCTATCTATGAAAAGCAGGGAGCAGGAACCTATGGATTGTATCAAATCGGCCACGAAGAAGGGCGGATCGTGCCGATTAATGACACGCTGAGACTGGAATTCAGTTATACCGATCAATTGGGAAGTTTGCGTTTGAGCTTCCGGGATTCGTTAGCATCTCCCCAATCGGGTATTTACAAAGCCCCTGTGATTACACAGATTTCGCAAACCGACCCTTGGGGTTTGCCACTCAGGGGCATGGAATTTGAGAATACGACAGCAAGTAGTAAGTTTAAGTTTTTAAATCGGGAGAGTCAAGCCGAGACAGGTTGGATAGACCTGATGGCGAGGCAATACGATGCTCAGCTAGGTGTTTTTAGAAGCGTGGATCCTGTTATAGAGGGGCAGGAGCATTTGAGTTTGTACCAATATGGGTGGAATAACCCTATATTAATGAGCGACCCGAATGGCACTTGCCCTTTCTGTCCAATCATTCCCTATTTGCCTGTTATTGGTGCAGCTATAGGAGAAGGCTTAGTCATTTTAGCAGAAGCTACCGTCACTTCAGGGGCAATTATTGGTTTGACAGAGTTAATTAAATCTTCTGGGTCAGGTGCGGGAGGAGCTTACAGCCCCGGGGTTAGTTTTGCGATGTCTACCAGTCGCCCTGGTGAATTAACAACAGTGTTGCATAGTTCATCAAGTAAAACTAAAGGGAATAATAGTGCAAGTACATCACAAAGTAGTTCAAGTGCTTCTGCTACACCTGAAAACCCCGACAAAAAGAACAAAAATAAAAATGATGCCGAAGGTAACTTTGTATTATATGAGGTAAAAGCTAAAGATGGAACACCTTTGAAAGTTGGAAAAGCTGATGCGGATAGAACCAATGCACAAGGTTTTCCAGTAAGAATGAAAGACAGCGAGAGAAAAGCAAAGAAAGAGTATCCGGGTGCAACGGCTGAAATCATACCTGGTTCTCAAAGAAGAACTACAACTGGCGAAATGAAACAATATGAGGCAGAAACAGTAAGGAATAAAAGGGCAAGTGGCAATAAAATGCCATTAAATAAAGAAAAAGATAAACGATATAATAATCAATGA